Proteins encoded by one window of Gemmatimonadota bacterium:
- a CDS encoding DUF4143 domain-containing protein, whose protein sequence is MLAVRTGRRTKLLLERLFIVRRLAPWFHNRVKRLVKTPKLQFLDAGLLGAMSATTAAASKDRSRFGPLLETFVYSEALRQSAWLEDPCELYHFRDKDQDEVDVVVEAPDSRLVGIEVKATATVRAAKVPLAPLVAP, encoded by the coding sequence CTGCTTGCCGTCCGAACCGGCCGTCGAACGAAACTGCTGCTCGAGAGGCTGTTCATCGTGCGCCGGCTCGCACCCTGGTTCCACAACAGAGTAAAGCGCCTCGTGAAGACACCGAAGCTGCAGTTCCTCGACGCAGGGCTGCTGGGAGCGATGAGCGCGACGACGGCGGCAGCATCGAAGGATCGATCGAGGTTCGGGCCGCTGCTGGAGACGTTTGTTTACTCGGAGGCCCTTCGGCAATCGGCGTGGCTCGAAGACCCGTGTGAGTTGTACCACTTCCGCGACAAAGATCAGGACGAGGTCGACGTAGTGGTGGAAGCTCCGGACAGCAGGCTCGTGGGGATCGAGGTCAAGGCTACCGCGACGGTGAGAGCGGCGAAAGTGCCGCTGGCGCCCCTTGTGGCCCCGTGA